A genomic region of Planktothrix serta PCC 8927 contains the following coding sequences:
- a CDS encoding helix-turn-helix domain-containing protein — protein sequence MLKATKVRLYPTPEQELALAKSYGCARWYWNFALNACIQHYQETGKSLKLSSYKGMLPQLKEDCYSSVLQCVAINLDRAYKNFFEGRAKFPNFKSKHHKQSIQ from the coding sequence GTGCTGAAGGCTACAAAGGTTAGACTCTATCCAACACCAGAACAGGAATTAGCATTGGCTAAATCTTATGGCTGTGCAAGGTGGTATTGGAATTTTGCCTTAAATGCCTGTATTCAGCACTATCAAGAAACTGGTAAAAGCCTAAAATTATCATCCTATAAGGGAATGTTACCTCAACTCAAAGAAGATTGCTACTCATCGGTTCTTCAATGTGTAGCTATAAACTTAGATAGAGCTTACAAAAACTTTTTTGAGGGACGAGCTAAATTTCCCAATTTTAAATCTAAACATCACAAGCAATCAATTCAGTA
- a CDS encoding DUF1501 domain-containing protein, translating to MDRRQFLKFVGIVGTSAIATWGTQGWIAKSLAASPSSKRLIVIFLRGGVDGLNVVVPYSEPEYYTARPVIAIPKPGTEKGVLDLASSAKSAPRLTR from the coding sequence ATGGATAGACGGCAATTTTTAAAATTTGTTGGAATTGTAGGAACATCAGCGATCGCAACTTGGGGCACTCAGGGATGGATTGCTAAAAGTTTAGCAGCTTCTCCCTCCTCAAAACGCTTAATTGTGATTTTCCTCCGAGGTGGAGTTGATGGTTTAAACGTGGTAGTTCCCTATTCTGAACCCGAATATTATACCGCCCGTCCTGTGATTGCTATTCCCAAACCGGGAACCGAAAAGGGTGTCTTAGATTTAGCTTCTTCCGCAAAGAGTGCCCCACGACTGACCCGTTAG